A single window of Channa argus isolate prfri chromosome 10, Channa argus male v1.0, whole genome shotgun sequence DNA harbors:
- the LOC137133711 gene encoding progesterone receptor-like produces MTFHSSLSDIEEISNSFVMNERNELDTADTYVCPTAAELSKAVSVSLGLDSVSSPLSHTNQCATSAFPDCDPTVGNSSRKVPELGAAENMSSEGTGLLLNDTSLRKDDFGAVCHGIQQVSCMELLRSGDMDVAQPATRGPVISRYVCQESNLFINSETVLQTSSRVDRFLPLKPYSASPSQYRSAPGLWCANERAYGRSESERNASGVLDLSCKYCNCGQAAGSRQDCQCGWYRKGERDGKDGMRAAMAHGYGQMESGVHQDQATFSTIKTEPSIWMNCGDQNFRNEEFFPGVYLSDRRVCQVCGDDASGCHYGAVTCGSCKVFFKRAAAGRQNHLCASRNDCTIDKLRRKNCASCRLKRCFMLGMSLKGRRLKGAGQTRSVEDEQPPAAWVPGEIGERAWKKDAIFEPESTAFKAQSVSQALALSIPPTLHSCLSLLNILQTIEPAVVNAGHDPAQPDTPASLLTSLNELGERQLVTVVHWAKAMPGFRDLHVDDQMSVIQLSWMGVMVFALGWRSYTLTDSSMLYFAPDLVFNDQRMQVSSMYEHCVRMKVLSKRFCMLKVTQEEFLCMKALVLFSIMPMEGLKSQRYFDELRTSYIKELDRLVSHRGETTRTERLFQLTELLDYLQSIVRKLHQFTYDLYIQARALQTHVNFPEMISEIVSNHVPKILSGMVKPILFHKSA; encoded by the exons ATGACCTTTCACTCAAGCCTCTCCGACATAGAAGAAATATCCAATTCCTTCGTTATGAACGAACGGAATGAGTTGGATACTGCGGACACCTATGTCTGCCCGACTGCTGCTGAGCTCAGTAAGgcagtgtcagtgtcactgGGTTTAGACTCTGtgtcttctcctctcagccacacgAACCAGTGCGCCACCAGCGCCTTTCCAGACTGCGATCCCACTGTTGGAAACAGTTCTCGGAAAGTACCAGAGTTAGGCGCGGCTGAAAATATGAGCTCTGAAGGCACCGGGCTTCTACTGAATGACACAAGCCTAAGGAAGGACGACTTTGGAGCAGTGTGCCATGGCATACAGCAGGTGAGCTGTATGGAGCTGCTCAGATCGGGCGATATGGACGTTGCGCAACCGGCGACGCGCGGCCCGGTGATATCCAGATATGTCTGCCAGGAATCGAACTTGTTTATCAACTCGGAGACAGTGCTGCAGACGTCCTCTCGAGTGGACCGGTTCTTACCTTTAAAACCCTATTCTGCCAGTCCAAGCCAATACAGAAGTGCTCCGGGTTTGTGGTGCGCAAATGAGCGCGCATACGGTCGATCCGAATCGGAGAGAAACGCATCAGGTGTACTTGATTTGTCATGTAAATATTGTAATTGTGGACAAGCAGCTGGATCCAGGCAGGATTGCCAGTGTGGCTGGTACAGGAAGGGTGAGCGGGATGGTAAAGATGGCATGAGGGCAGCAATGGCACACGGGTACGGCCAAATGGAAAGTGGAGTTCATCAAGACCAGGCCACTTTTTCCACTATCAAGACCGAACCTTCAATTTGGATGAATTGCGGAGATCAGAATTTTAG GAATGAGGAGTTTTTCCCCGGTGTGTACCTGTCAGACAGGAGAGTGTGTCAGGTATGTGGTGATGATGCCTCAGGTTGTCACTATGGAGCTGTCACCTGTGGCAGCTGCAAAGTATTCTTCAAGAGGGCTGCTGCAG GTAGGCAGAACCACCTGTGCGCCAGCCGGAATGACTGCACCATCGACAAACTGAGGCGGAAAAACTGTGCCTCCTGTCGTTTAAAGAGGTGCTTCATGTTGGGAATGAGCCTTAAAG GTCGCAGGCTTAAGGGAGCCGGACAGACGAGGAGCGTGGAGGATGAGCAACCCCCAGCTGCATGGGTGCCAGGGGAAATAGGAGAGAGGGCTTGGAAGAAAGATGCCATCTTTGAGCCTGAAAGTACAGCCTTCAAGGCTCAAAGTG TGTCCCAGGCCCTGGCTCTGAGCATCCCTCCTACCCTGCACTCTTGCCTTTCACTGCTCAACATCCTGCAGACTATCGAGCCGGCCGTGGTCAATGCCGGACACGACCCTGCTCAACCAGACACCCCTGCGTCCTTGCTCACCAGCCTCAATGAGCTGGGGGAAAGACAGCTAGTAACCGTGGTGCACTGGGCGAAGGCAATGCCAG GTTTCCGTGACCTGCATGTGGATGATCAGATGTCAGTGATTCAGTTGTCATGGATGGGAGTGATGGTGTTCGCTTTGGGCTGGAGATCCTACACCCTTACTGACAGCTCCATGCTGTACTTTGCTCCAGATCTGGTCTTCAATGA CCAGCGAATGCAAGTGTCCAGTATGTATGAGCACTGTGTGAGGATGAAAGTGCTCTCCAAGAGGTTCTGCATGCTGAAGGTCACCCAAGAGGAGTTCCTCTGCATGAAGGCTCTTGTCCTCTTCAGCATCA TGCCAATGGAGGGCCTAAAGAGCCAGCGTTATTTTGATGAACTGCGGACCTCCTACATCAAGGAGCTGGACCGCTTGGTCAGTCACCGTGGAGAGACCACCCGTACCGAGAGACTGTTTCAGCTAACGGAGCTGCTGGACTACCTCCAGTCG ATTGTGAGGAAGTTGCACCAGTTCACCTATGATCTGTACATTCAAGCTCGGGCTTTACAGACTCATGTGAACTTCCCAGAGATGATATCAGAGATTGTGAGCAATCATGTGCCCAAGATTCTCTCTGGCATGGTCAAACCCATCCTTTTCCACAAATCAGCATAG